The Armatimonadota bacterium genome contains a region encoding:
- a CDS encoding PEP-CTERM sorting domain-containing protein, with product MMKIAFSIALGSVLAGSAFAGTIASFADPTSSASQSMFVFNTTTNVLTGSYTGTGLTVLTPGLIGGGSVSNAKFTTSAIGFTAIPGSSFYTGGAGQVRFYTDDVNNPFMVIDFTGATLFSPIVFGASEFTGASTVNISGPNVPGGLSGEQFSFSLANPVANGNMISYTSSFTSSAVPEPATMTALGLGVAALIRRRKKS from the coding sequence ATGATGAAAATCGCTTTTAGCATCGCCCTTGGATCGGTTCTCGCTGGTTCTGCTTTTGCAGGCACCATTGCGTCGTTCGCAGATCCAACTTCTTCTGCTTCGCAGTCGATGTTTGTTTTTAACACCACGACCAACGTTTTGACAGGTAGCTACACCGGCACTGGTCTCACCGTTTTGACCCCAGGTCTCATCGGCGGCGGTTCAGTTTCGAACGCTAAGTTCACGACTTCGGCCATCGGATTCACCGCAATCCCAGGATCATCGTTCTACACTGGCGGTGCAGGCCAAGTTCGATTCTACACCGACGATGTCAACAACCCGTTCATGGTGATCGACTTCACTGGTGCAACCTTGTTCAGCCCGATCGTTTTCGGTGCGAGCGAGTTCACTGGTGCATCGACCGTCAACATCTCTGGTCCAAACGTTCCTGGCGGACTTTCGGGCGAACAGTTCTCGTTCTCGCTGGCTAACCCAGTTGCAAACGGAAACATGATCTCCTACACCTCTTCGTTCACCAGCTCGGCAGTGCCTGAGCCAGCAACGATGACCGCACTTGGTCTCGGCGTTGCTGCTTTGATTCGACGACGAAAGAAGAGCTAA
- the uppS gene encoding di-trans,poly-cis-decaprenylcistransferase: MDLDRLPAHIAMIMDGNGRFAQSQGFTRLWGHRKGYKTLRSVLMDSSELGIKFLTVYAFSAENWKRPKDEVDGLMELIERSMRDEIPTMLRNNVRMRVTGRQSDLPDSLQDAIRLATETTAQNTGITFVLAVNYGGRAEIVDACKSLVSEGLSADQITEEAIRSRMYTPEIPDPDLIVRTAGEMRWSNFLLYQGAYSELFVTDTTWPEFGLEQLLRAVKTFQTRRRKFGGL; encoded by the coding sequence ATTGATCTGGACCGCCTCCCTGCGCACATCGCCATGATCATGGACGGCAACGGCCGCTTTGCCCAGTCGCAAGGCTTCACCAGGCTTTGGGGGCATCGAAAGGGGTACAAGACCCTCCGATCGGTCTTGATGGATTCAAGCGAACTCGGGATCAAGTTCCTCACCGTATACGCCTTCTCTGCCGAAAACTGGAAGCGACCCAAAGATGAAGTTGACGGCCTGATGGAGCTGATCGAGCGCTCCATGCGCGACGAGATTCCGACCATGTTGCGCAACAACGTTCGCATGCGCGTGACGGGCCGGCAATCCGATCTTCCGGATTCCTTACAAGATGCCATCCGGCTCGCGACCGAAACTACCGCTCAAAACACTGGAATCACTTTCGTTTTGGCGGTGAATTATGGCGGTCGCGCCGAGATCGTCGATGCTTGCAAGTCGCTGGTGAGCGAAGGGCTGTCGGCGGATCAGATCACCGAAGAAGCGATTCGTAGCCGGATGTACACTCCAGAAATTCCTGATCCAGACCTGATTGTCCGTACTGCGGGAGAGATGCGATGGAGCAACTTCTTGCTGTATCAAGGTGCTTACAGTGAGTTGTTCGTGACCGATACGACCTGGCCAGAGTTCGGCCTTGAGCAATTACTCCGAGCCGTCAAGACTTTTCAAACACGGCGAAGAAAATTTGGCGGTCTCTGA
- the rpmI gene encoding 50S ribosomal protein L35: MPKIKTNKTAAKRFKITGTGKITRRKSANNHMFFHKSKSQRRRLESEPVLFKGEKRRVRRMLVI; this comes from the coding sequence ATGCCGAAAATCAAAACAAACAAGACGGCAGCGAAGAGATTCAAGATCACGGGAACGGGCAAGATCACTCGACGGAAGAGCGCGAATAACCACATGTTCTTCCACAAGAGCAAGTCGCAACGACGACGGCTCGAGAGTGAACCGGTACTGTTTAAGGGCGAGAAGCGCCGAGTGCGCCGAATGCTCGTAATCTAG
- a CDS encoding FAD-binding protein produces MSKLLGLAFNPSDVAGIASVASALGLPFDVVQLVGAPVTDSGAGTVHHAGLNDVPQADAVVAAVRSIAGDGYSHVAAVSSMASKDVLARLAGALDYAMVTDVAAIESTSVFIRPILAGTVLEKVEVLTGPVVFTFRPSGFSAAPAGGSSAIVSLTIGPSKAEIVQLAKPSGSRPDLTQAKIVVSGGRPLKDADTFESVIGGLADALGGAAGATRAAVDSGIAPNELQVGQTGKIVAPDLYIAAGISGSTQHMAGIKDSKLIVAINKDGDAPIFEAADLGLVADLFVAIPELRSVLGK; encoded by the coding sequence ATGTCAAAGCTATTAGGTCTTGCATTCAATCCATCTGATGTCGCAGGGATTGCCTCAGTCGCTTCTGCGCTTGGTTTGCCGTTCGATGTGGTGCAACTCGTTGGGGCTCCGGTAACCGATTCGGGTGCTGGCACCGTTCATCACGCGGGCTTGAACGACGTTCCACAAGCCGACGCCGTTGTAGCCGCTGTTCGCTCGATTGCAGGAGACGGCTATTCCCACGTCGCCGCAGTGAGCTCCATGGCATCAAAAGATGTCCTAGCACGGCTCGCAGGCGCGCTTGACTATGCGATGGTGACGGATGTTGCCGCGATCGAATCTACGAGCGTTTTCATCCGCCCAATCCTTGCGGGAACGGTGCTAGAAAAGGTCGAGGTTCTGACTGGGCCGGTAGTGTTTACTTTCCGCCCGTCTGGATTTTCTGCCGCTCCAGCCGGCGGTTCTAGTGCTATTGTTAGCCTGACAATCGGGCCGTCGAAGGCAGAAATTGTTCAGCTCGCAAAGCCAAGTGGAAGCCGACCTGATTTGACTCAGGCCAAAATCGTTGTTTCTGGTGGACGACCGCTCAAAGACGCAGACACGTTTGAATCTGTGATTGGAGGGCTTGCCGACGCACTAGGAGGCGCAGCGGGTGCGACCCGCGCCGCTGTTGACAGTGGCATCGCTCCGAACGAACTTCAAGTCGGCCAAACTGGGAAAATCGTCGCTCCGGACCTCTATATCGCGGCTGGAATCAGCGGCTCTACTCAGCACATGGCCGGAATCAAGGACAGTAAGTTGATCGTTGCGATCAACAAGGACGGCGACGCTCCAATCTTTGAAGCTGCGGACCTGGGCTTAGTGGCCGATCTGTTCGTGGCGATCCCAGAACTCCGATCGGTGCTCGGAAAGTAA
- a CDS encoding imidazoleglycerol-phosphate dehydratase has product MANSASEVRFSELEHETKHSRIQVVLDLDGGSRRDIATGLGIFDHFLSQFAFYAGIDLGLKAESDLHIDDFHLVQDVGCALGLALVESLGNSTAIEKSGVGHGVSGESLVMAAIEVQSKSFLGFDLEFRSDRVGLLATQSVPEFFRGFASASGSSLHLRYLAGQNDHLLIESAFKGTGIALAQACRRNDHHRSPKSIRNNA; this is encoded by the coding sequence ATGGCGAATTCAGCATCCGAAGTTCGATTTAGCGAGTTGGAACACGAGACGAAGCACTCGCGGATCCAAGTCGTGTTGGATTTGGATGGTGGGTCGCGTAGAGATATCGCGACAGGCCTAGGAATTTTTGATCACTTCCTGTCTCAGTTCGCGTTTTACGCCGGAATTGACCTTGGGCTTAAAGCCGAGAGTGATTTGCACATCGACGATTTCCACCTTGTACAGGACGTCGGCTGCGCGCTTGGTTTGGCTCTGGTTGAGTCACTCGGGAATTCCACCGCGATTGAAAAGTCCGGTGTGGGACATGGCGTTTCTGGGGAGTCACTCGTCATGGCGGCGATCGAAGTTCAATCGAAGTCGTTCCTGGGGTTTGATCTAGAATTTCGGTCCGACCGAGTTGGACTTCTTGCCACCCAGAGCGTTCCGGAATTCTTCCGCGGCTTTGCCTCTGCATCCGGATCGTCCTTGCACTTGCGGTACCTCGCCGGTCAAAATGATCACTTATTGATCGAATCGGCATTTAAGGGCACGGGAATTGCATTGGCTCAGGCTTGTCGCCGGAACGACCATCACCGCTCGCCAAAGAGCATTCGAAACAACGCTTAA
- the infC gene encoding translation initiation factor IF-3 translates to MKKPFRRYAPRDEGPPLNERILRFREVRVVGSDGSQLGVMGSRQALSLAKEEGLDLLMVAAQAQPPVCRIVDHGKYKYETEKREKDNKRKQQDVKGIKLRPNTAENDLNTLIRNANKFLLEGDKVRVVCQFKAREVTHPENGLKRMLIISERLAEVSTIEKPASLDGRQMVMVLIPKAKPTGKKKDAENQNKQDGSEEIQDHGNGQDHSTEERE, encoded by the coding sequence ATAAAGAAGCCTTTCCGAAGGTATGCCCCCAGGGACGAGGGGCCACCGCTTAATGAGCGCATTTTGCGGTTCCGAGAAGTTCGTGTAGTCGGCTCTGACGGCTCGCAACTTGGAGTGATGGGGAGCAGACAAGCTCTTTCTCTCGCCAAAGAAGAGGGATTGGACCTTTTGATGGTGGCCGCGCAGGCCCAGCCTCCGGTATGCCGGATCGTTGATCACGGCAAGTATAAATACGAGACGGAGAAGCGAGAAAAGGACAACAAGCGCAAACAACAGGACGTAAAGGGTATAAAGTTACGTCCGAACACAGCTGAGAACGATTTGAACACGCTGATTCGCAACGCCAACAAGTTCCTCTTGGAAGGCGACAAGGTGCGAGTGGTGTGCCAATTCAAGGCTCGAGAGGTAACTCACCCTGAAAACGGTCTGAAGAGGATGTTAATCATCTCTGAAAGACTGGCGGAAGTGAGCACGATCGAAAAGCCGGCCTCGCTGGACGGAAGGCAGATGGTGATGGTGTTAATCCCCAAAGCCAAGCCAACAGGTAAGAAGAAAGATGCCGAAAATCAAAACAAACAAGACGGCAGCGAAGAGATTCAAGATCACGGGAACGGGCAAGATCACTCGACGGAAGAGCGCGAATAA
- the frr gene encoding ribosome recycling factor has product MDALIEDAERRMKSAIDAMLHDFATYRTGRASPAILDRVHVDYYGTETPINQVANVSIPDARTIAIQPWERNMVAVIEKALLKSDLGINPTNDGTVIRLVMPMMSEERRRDLAKQVSARAEQAIIAIRNVRRDAIHHEQAKLKAKEINEDELKSFENKIQKSTDKFVEEAHTLQKKKEAELMEV; this is encoded by the coding sequence ATGGATGCACTTATTGAAGATGCCGAAAGGCGTATGAAGAGCGCGATTGACGCGATGCTGCACGACTTTGCGACTTACCGAACTGGGCGGGCCTCACCGGCGATCCTCGACCGAGTTCACGTGGACTATTACGGCACCGAGACGCCGATTAACCAAGTCGCCAACGTTTCCATTCCCGATGCGCGCACAATCGCGATTCAACCTTGGGAACGAAACATGGTGGCCGTCATCGAAAAAGCACTGCTAAAGAGCGACCTCGGTATCAACCCGACCAACGATGGCACCGTCATTCGACTGGTGATGCCCATGATGTCCGAAGAGCGACGCCGAGATTTGGCAAAGCAAGTCAGCGCGCGAGCCGAGCAGGCGATCATCGCGATCCGAAACGTTCGGCGAGATGCGATTCATCACGAACAAGCCAAGCTTAAGGCCAAGGAAATTAACGAAGACGAACTCAAGTCTTTCGAAAACAAAATTCAGAAGTCCACCGACAAGTTCGTGGAAGAAGCTCACACTCTCCAAAAGAAGAAAGAAGCTGAGCTGATGGAAGTCTAA
- the rpsB gene encoding 30S ribosomal protein S2 translates to MAQLSMKELLEAGVHFGHPTRKWNPKMRRYIYGARNGIYILDLHQTIKLFEDALEYVKRKVEDGGSVLFVGTKKQAQAAVKESALRCGQYFVCERWLGGMLTNWKTMTARINRLKELDRMVADGYMERLPKKEQLKRMEEREKLNRYLEGIRNLQGLPSVMVVVDVNKESIAVAEARKLGIPVVAIVDTNSDPDLADVVIPGNDDAIRAIRLVIGKFSEVILEARPISDAIIGEGDVIMTEDEEGAAIPVDEELMRAFAVEDDTPITVAASAPAVEATPEAVVTEEKPAEAGE, encoded by the coding sequence ATGGCACAACTAAGCATGAAGGAGCTCTTGGAAGCAGGAGTTCATTTTGGTCACCCAACACGAAAGTGGAACCCAAAAATGCGCCGATATATCTACGGCGCACGCAACGGAATCTACATTCTCGACCTTCACCAAACGATCAAGCTGTTTGAAGATGCGCTCGAATATGTCAAGCGCAAAGTCGAAGACGGCGGCAGCGTTCTGTTTGTCGGCACAAAGAAGCAAGCTCAGGCAGCAGTGAAGGAATCCGCTCTCCGATGCGGACAGTACTTTGTTTGCGAGCGATGGCTCGGCGGCATGCTCACCAACTGGAAGACCATGACGGCACGAATCAATCGATTGAAAGAACTCGATCGAATGGTTGCTGACGGTTACATGGAGCGACTTCCAAAGAAGGAGCAACTCAAGCGCATGGAAGAGCGCGAAAAGCTCAACCGATACCTTGAAGGGATTCGAAATCTGCAAGGCTTGCCAAGCGTGATGGTTGTCGTCGACGTCAACAAGGAAAGCATTGCTGTAGCCGAAGCACGCAAGCTGGGTATCCCAGTCGTCGCCATCGTCGATACCAACAGCGATCCAGACCTCGCTGATGTCGTGATTCCAGGAAACGATGACGCGATCCGCGCCATCCGACTCGTTATCGGTAAATTCAGCGAAGTGATCCTCGAGGCTCGCCCGATCAGCGACGCAATCATCGGCGAAGGCGATGTGATCATGACCGAAGACGAAGAAGGCGCAGCCATCCCAGTCGACGAAGAATTGATGCGAGCGTTCGCAGTCGAAGACGATACGCCAATCACAGTGGCCGCTTCAGCACCTGCAGTTGAAGCAACACCGGAAGCCGTTGTAACCGAAGAAAAGCCAGCCGAAGCAGGCGAATAA
- a CDS encoding electron transfer flavoprotein subunit beta/FixA family protein, whose translation MIILVPVKRVIDPYAKVRPLSDGSGIDTTGVKFEINPFDEIAVEEAVRLREKHPGIEIVVVSIGSGECEEQLRKALAIGADRAILVETDHKYDSLGIAKELKAVVESVKPDLILMGKQATDDDCNQAGQMLAAMLDYPQACFASKVELSDQSVTVSRETDLGVEVVKMALPCIITTDLRLNEPRYIALPGIIKARSKPLEKTAATVTPAPKTRSVRFDVPAPRAAGKKVGSVAELVQELKSRGAL comes from the coding sequence ATGATTATTCTTGTTCCTGTTAAGAGGGTCATTGATCCGTACGCAAAGGTGCGTCCGCTTTCTGACGGAAGTGGGATTGATACAACCGGCGTCAAGTTTGAAATCAATCCATTCGACGAAATCGCCGTCGAAGAAGCCGTTCGACTACGAGAAAAGCATCCGGGAATCGAAATCGTTGTCGTCAGCATCGGTTCGGGAGAGTGCGAAGAGCAGCTCCGAAAGGCTCTTGCGATTGGTGCAGATCGCGCCATCCTGGTTGAAACAGATCATAAATACGATAGCCTCGGCATCGCGAAAGAGCTCAAGGCAGTGGTTGAATCGGTGAAGCCGGACTTGATTCTTATGGGCAAACAAGCGACCGACGACGATTGCAATCAAGCCGGACAGATGCTAGCGGCGATGCTGGATTATCCTCAAGCTTGCTTCGCCTCCAAGGTAGAACTCTCTGATCAGTCAGTAACGGTCAGCCGCGAGACGGACCTCGGAGTGGAAGTCGTTAAGATGGCTCTGCCCTGCATCATCACCACTGATCTTCGCTTGAATGAGCCGCGGTACATCGCTCTTCCGGGCATCATCAAGGCCCGATCAAAACCGCTGGAGAAAACAGCAGCAACGGTGACTCCGGCGCCAAAAACTCGATCAGTGAGGTTCGACGTCCCGGCGCCACGCGCTGCGGGAAAGAAGGTTGGTTCAGTCGCAGAATTGGTACAGGAACTCAAGTCGCGAGGAGCGCTCTAA
- a CDS encoding UMP kinase: MESSANPSPRFKRVLLKVSGEALAGQLGFGLDATTLNYIAAEIAKVHQAGVDVAVVVGGGNFIRGDAFSTQGGFDRSTADQMGMMGTVINGLALQAAIEKHGIAVRVQSAITVSQVAESFIVRRARRHLEKGRVVVFAAGTGNPYFTTDTAGVLRALEIKADVLIKATKVDGVYDKDPKKHDDAVRYDKLGFGEVLAKRLAVMDQTAFTMCQEHKLPVIVLDLNQKDAMVQAVCGSPVGTLVEGD, encoded by the coding sequence ATGGAATCCAGCGCAAATCCTTCCCCGCGGTTTAAACGTGTCCTACTCAAAGTGAGCGGTGAGGCACTTGCAGGACAACTCGGGTTTGGGCTAGATGCCACAACTCTCAACTACATCGCTGCCGAAATCGCTAAGGTCCATCAGGCAGGAGTTGATGTTGCGGTGGTCGTGGGCGGAGGAAACTTCATCCGAGGAGACGCCTTTTCGACTCAAGGAGGATTTGACCGGAGTACCGCTGACCAGATGGGCATGATGGGAACCGTCATCAACGGTCTTGCATTGCAAGCGGCGATCGAAAAGCATGGCATTGCCGTTCGCGTCCAAAGCGCGATCACCGTTAGCCAGGTTGCAGAGAGTTTCATTGTGCGAAGAGCGCGGCGACACCTTGAAAAGGGCCGAGTCGTTGTATTTGCCGCAGGGACTGGTAACCCTTATTTCACCACCGATACAGCCGGAGTGCTGCGAGCCTTGGAAATCAAAGCAGATGTCCTGATCAAGGCCACAAAGGTAGACGGCGTGTACGACAAGGATCCGAAGAAGCACGACGACGCCGTCCGGTACGACAAACTCGGGTTCGGAGAGGTCCTCGCCAAGAGGCTAGCGGTAATGGATCAAACCGCATTTACGATGTGCCAGGAACATAAGCTACCGGTGATCGTGTTAGACTTAAATCAGAAGGACGCCATGGTTCAAGCGGTGTGCGGAAGTCCCGTGGGAACCCTGGTAGAAGGAGACTAA
- the tsf gene encoding translation elongation factor Ts, which translates to MSFTAADVKRLREETDAPMMECNAALKEANGDYDRAKEILREKGKAAAAKRSDRSTAAGLVALATKPGKVAGVVVECETDFVSGNADFQASVQAMADSVLANLGAGATLDQALAITVNGHSLKDEVEALVGKIRENIVLKKVLVLEGAQYGYYLHHTKDKAAIVTFDGGNDGSEPVAKDLAMQVVSLTPAVLSKDNLSQEMLDKEMKIEIDRALQEGKPEEMAKKIAEGRVNKEFVKSVVLMEQPFFKDGSINVSQHVANNGGGMKVLAFDRLFVGQE; encoded by the coding sequence ATGTCATTTACAGCCGCAGATGTCAAGCGACTTCGCGAAGAAACCGACGCCCCAATGATGGAGTGCAATGCCGCTCTGAAAGAAGCGAACGGCGACTACGACCGCGCAAAGGAGATTTTGCGAGAGAAAGGCAAAGCCGCTGCCGCAAAGCGCAGCGATCGATCCACCGCAGCTGGCCTCGTTGCTTTGGCCACAAAGCCAGGAAAGGTTGCTGGTGTTGTGGTTGAATGCGAAACCGACTTCGTGAGCGGCAACGCTGACTTCCAAGCATCGGTTCAAGCCATGGCTGACTCCGTTCTCGCAAATCTTGGCGCAGGAGCTACCTTGGACCAAGCGCTCGCCATCACCGTCAATGGCCATAGCCTCAAGGACGAAGTCGAAGCTTTGGTGGGCAAGATTCGAGAGAACATCGTTCTCAAGAAGGTGCTCGTTCTCGAAGGTGCACAGTACGGCTACTACCTGCACCACACCAAGGATAAAGCTGCGATCGTCACGTTCGACGGTGGCAACGACGGTTCGGAACCAGTAGCGAAGGATCTCGCGATGCAGGTCGTCTCTTTGACACCAGCTGTCTTGAGCAAGGACAATCTCTCACAGGAGATGCTGGACAAGGAAATGAAGATCGAAATCGACCGCGCTCTTCAAGAAGGCAAGCCTGAAGAGATGGCCAAGAAGATCGCAGAAGGCCGCGTTAACAAGGAATTCGTGAAGTCAGTTGTTCTCATGGAACAACCGTTCTTCAAGGATGGCAGCATCAACGTCAGCCAGCACGTCGCGAACAATGGCGGCGGCATGAAGGTCCTGGCGTTTGACCGATTGTTCGTCGGACAAGAATAA
- a CDS encoding PEP-CTERM sorting domain-containing protein (PEP-CTERM proteins occur, often in large numbers, in the proteomes of bacteria that also encode an exosortase, a predicted intramembrane cysteine proteinase. The presence of a PEP-CTERM domain at a protein's C-terminus predicts cleavage within the sorting domain, followed by covalent anchoring to some some component of the (usually Gram-negative) cell surface. Many PEP-CTERM proteins exhibit an unusual sequence composition that includes large numbers of potential glycosylation sites. Expression of one such protein has been shown restore the ability of a bacterium to form floc, a type of biofilm.) translates to MLRNLLIFSALAVAAASSASFDMLLLPSQEGRVYRYDPLNRVALGSYSTASVPMIAATSANGIAYSGSAAGSGIRANYYSTGELYGIYNGTASAKSIDITSTNVFQITSSVLRRVNLASGSATSYLFSNTITGMTTCVYGNYLHVFGINASNQIQYQTFDLTTLTFGAVTNTSLTVGAGTTLGKAGITVNPVNGKVGVLFTYLSGGSLLGGYSDVQSTGQNINTTFTSYNYNTLAFSTAVGMPAFVGGHSGFWLVGQDTTDTTKTRITRFDLFSSPLFNDSHVMTAPSAGYNPAVSAYVPANVIAPEPAEFLALGVGLAGLILKKRRKKVS, encoded by the coding sequence ATGTTACGAAATCTTTTGATATTTAGTGCGTTAGCCGTGGCGGCTGCAAGCAGTGCGTCGTTCGATATGCTGTTGCTACCCAGTCAAGAAGGCAGAGTTTATCGGTACGATCCTTTGAATCGAGTAGCGCTCGGAAGCTATTCGACTGCATCCGTGCCGATGATCGCAGCAACTTCTGCCAATGGTATCGCCTACTCAGGATCCGCTGCTGGTTCCGGCATCAGGGCAAATTATTACAGCACTGGCGAACTCTATGGAATTTACAATGGCACGGCATCGGCAAAGTCCATTGATATCACAAGTACAAATGTTTTTCAGATAACTTCATCGGTACTGCGTAGAGTAAATCTAGCGAGTGGTAGCGCGACTTCATACTTGTTTAGTAATACGATCACTGGAATGACTACTTGCGTCTACGGTAACTATTTACATGTATTCGGAATAAACGCATCCAATCAAATTCAGTATCAGACGTTCGACTTAACTACGTTAACTTTTGGCGCGGTCACGAACACTTCGCTCACTGTTGGAGCGGGAACCACTCTAGGGAAAGCAGGTATCACAGTGAATCCTGTAAACGGGAAAGTTGGGGTCTTGTTCACCTATTTGTCAGGGGGAAGTTTGCTCGGTGGATATAGCGATGTTCAGAGTACCGGCCAGAATATCAATACGACTTTTACAAGTTACAATTACAACACCCTTGCGTTCTCTACCGCAGTTGGCATGCCAGCCTTTGTTGGTGGACACAGCGGCTTTTGGCTCGTTGGCCAGGACACGACGGATACGACCAAAACTCGAATCACAAGATTTGATCTTTTCTCATCCCCACTCTTTAACGACAGTCACGTGATGACAGCGCCAAGCGCAGGATATAACCCAGCCGTTTCCGCCTATGTTCCAGCGAATGTGATCGCTCCCGAGCCAGCAGAGTTTCTCGCACTCGGAGTCGGCCTTGCTGGACTCATCTTGAAAAAGCGCCGCAAGAAAGTTTCCTGA
- the rplT gene encoding 50S ribosomal protein L20 has protein sequence MARIKRGLMRHKRHKKTIKAASGYFGRKKNVFKRAHEQVMKSGQYAFRDRRAKKREFRQLWIARISAACRENGIKYNELIDAMNKKGIEVNRKMLSELAIADMDAFKAFIKEATA, from the coding sequence ATGGCAAGAATTAAACGTGGCCTAATGCGCCACAAGCGCCATAAAAAGACGATCAAAGCAGCATCGGGCTATTTTGGTCGAAAGAAGAACGTCTTCAAGCGTGCTCATGAGCAGGTGATGAAGTCCGGTCAGTACGCGTTTCGCGACCGACGAGCCAAGAAGCGAGAGTTTCGACAGCTTTGGATCGCTCGAATCAGCGCTGCTTGCCGAGAAAATGGCATCAAGTACAACGAGCTGATTGACGCGATGAACAAGAAGGGAATCGAAGTCAATCGAAAGATGCTCAGCGAACTCGCGATTGCCGATATGGACGCGTTCAAGGCGTTCATCAAGGAAGCTACGGCCTAA
- a CDS encoding acyl-CoA dehydrogenase family protein, with amino-acid sequence MIFELDQEEAKFIDSVRNFVQSEVLPNTRKWEENTAFPNEIWKKLGDLGLLSMTLSKEVGGRGYSCKAYVEACRELAKGDPALSMNVAAINALCTAHIETFGTKEQKEKYLPGIISGDIKLAWGLTEPDAGSDARRVKTAATPIDGEPGKFHLNGEKMFITNGGAADLIIIAANVDPSISADGKSAFLLEKPQPGWELVNRIHTIGVRASNTVHFKMTNAVGWHTPCTFEQAIGLLYRGRLGIAAMAVGIAEKAHELSVEYSKSREQFNRRLCDMQSVQNMIADSEMEIEAARLLLHKGATMYDKGMNVVRASSMAKLYASETAMRATNRAIQIHGGRGMTFEFLVEKLWRDAKLTEIGEGCSEIQRMVISKTVLR; translated from the coding sequence ATGATTTTTGAACTTGATCAAGAAGAAGCAAAGTTTATCGATTCTGTCCGCAACTTTGTCCAAAGCGAAGTCCTGCCCAACACCCGAAAATGGGAAGAGAACACCGCTTTCCCCAACGAGATTTGGAAGAAACTCGGCGATTTAGGCCTCCTGTCCATGACGCTGTCGAAGGAAGTCGGCGGCCGAGGCTATTCCTGCAAAGCCTACGTTGAGGCCTGTCGAGAACTTGCAAAGGGCGATCCTGCGCTCAGTATGAACGTCGCGGCGATCAACGCTCTTTGCACGGCACATATCGAGACCTTCGGCACCAAGGAGCAAAAGGAAAAGTACCTCCCGGGGATCATCTCTGGCGATATCAAGCTCGCTTGGGGTTTGACCGAACCAGATGCTGGATCGGACGCTCGTCGAGTCAAGACGGCCGCGACTCCAATCGATGGCGAGCCTGGCAAGTTCCACTTGAACGGCGAAAAGATGTTCATCACCAACGGCGGTGCGGCTGACCTGATCATCATCGCCGCTAACGTCGATCCGTCGATCAGTGCTGATGGCAAGAGCGCATTCCTTCTGGAAAAACCGCAACCTGGTTGGGAACTGGTGAACCGAATTCACACAATCGGGGTTCGCGCAAGCAACACCGTTCACTTCAAGATGACCAATGCGGTCGGCTGGCACACGCCATGCACCTTTGAACAAGCAATCGGTCTACTTTATCGTGGTCGCCTCGGCATCGCAGCTATGGCTGTCGGAATCGCTGAAAAGGCACACGAGCTGTCGGTGGAATACTCCAAGTCCCGTGAGCAGTTTAATCGCCGACTTTGCGACATGCAGTCCGTACAGAACATGATCGCGGATAGCGAAATGGAGATTGAAGCCGCTCGATTGCTGCTTCACAAGGGCGCGACGATGTATGACAAGGGCATGAACGTGGTGCGCGCTTCGTCCATGGCTAAGCTCTACGCAAGCGAAACCGCTATGCGGGCCACCAATCGCGCCATCCAGATCCACGGCGGCCGCGGAATGACCTTCGAGTTCTTGGTCGAGAAGTTGTGGCGAGATGCCAAGCTCACCGAAATCGGCGAAGGCTGCAGCGAAATCCAACGCATGGTTATCAGCAAGACCGTATTGCGCTGA